AAACTCAAAGTACctgagtgagaaaaaaaaaggataaaacaaTATCACATGCCTAAACATTAGAAACAAGTAAACCAaaggtcttaaaaaaaaaagaaaaaaaaagcagatTTATCCTGCAAGTTGATTATATACAGATAGAGTAGAGAAACTTTCAACCTCCAGAGCTTTATCCTCATCATAGATGAACTTGGGCAGTTTCTTCATCAAATCCTTCCGCTCAGGTCCGGCTAGTGCTTTGCTGATCTATAGgagataaataaaaattgcaaacGAAGTGAGAAATAAAATCCCAGCATTTCTGTATAAAACTTTCAAAGAGAAGCATAAAGACCCATGGCCCAATCGTTGGGAAGCTAGAGTGCCCCACCACTAGATATTTAATGCATGTAGACAATAATATTATTAGCATTTAAAAGTAAAAGCCCATTGAATCAACAACTTATTGCGTTGTTTAACATACAGATCACGAAAGTATTAGGTGGCACCCCACAGTACACTAGCTTCTGCCATTTTCAGGAAAAGTTAATTACAAATAAAGAAGCACCAGACCTGAGGTGCATATACACAACTGAGTGTGCCAAATATGAGTCCTCCCAAAACAAAGCCACCTACAAAGATGCTTGCACTGCCTGGCCTTCCACGATCACTGTAATTATACAATATAAGCATGATACTCACATTAAGAATTTCTAATCCtatatcatattaaaaaaagaaattaaaaaaatataagcagTTAACATATAAATTCAAAGGCAAAGACGGCATAGATTGAGCAACTCACTTTcaactaacaaaacaaaaaaaagctaTCATGCATCTTTGCACCATAACTACCATATAGCATTGGGTTCACAAAGAAATGGCAGAGATAATACCTATACCCAGCTTGAACAATGAGTGGCCTTCTGGAGGTACAAAGTTGCAATTTCCCTACACGATTGGTATTTAGAAAAAAGTTGGTGGAGGATGCATTCCCAAGAAACTGGTCCAATGGCTTCAGAGAAGATCCTAGAAAAGAATTGACAGAGGTAGGTAAGTTACCAGTACTTCTAAACCAATCAGAAAACACACTCATCAGTGTGTGAACCATTGCTCCACAGGCAGAGAAATACTAGGCAGTTCTTTCATGGCCAACAAACAGTATATGTTTCTCAAG
This genomic stretch from Castanea sativa cultivar Marrone di Chiusa Pesio chromosome 1, ASM4071231v1 harbors:
- the LOC142622651 gene encoding uncharacterized protein LOC142622651 gives rise to the protein MAAISNSLVSMRNPPSHFSTGSSLKPLDQFLGNASSTNFFLNTNRVGKLQLCTSRRPLIVQAGYSDRGRPGSASIFVGGFVLGGLIFGTLSCVYAPQISKALAGPERKDLMKKLPKFIYDEDKALEKTRKELAKKIAQLNSAIDDVSGQLQSDEAPNGANVISDEIEAAI